Proteins found in one Oncorhynchus gorbuscha isolate QuinsamMale2020 ecotype Even-year linkage group LG15, OgorEven_v1.0, whole genome shotgun sequence genomic segment:
- the LOC123997601 gene encoding smad nuclear-interacting protein 1-like: MDKERRHKRVKSPVRHSKPKIKQEKLSPARPQRSRHSSSGSNGSPSPPPQRRRTSRSPPRTKGHSPGRRALGRRDRSPKNTGRSRSPPRSADVKIKREQDDHRGADDRRRRDRNDKPEPSEPPVRRSRWEQADGPRESDRPRERKRVERERGGGGDRPRERESRSFQEQQAERQQHDNQRRDNRHRFEENNGEGQAFGQGTQEGGEGKDSPPVDKEKPNFELSGALTEDTNTFRGEVIKYNEPPEARIPKRRWRLYPFKNDEQLPVMYVHRQSAYLMGRQRKIADIPIDHPSCSKQHAVFQYRLVEFTRSDGTGGRRVKPYIIDLGSGNGTYLNNQRIEAQRYYELKEKDVLKFGFSSREYVLLHEFSDTAEVDARAEEDDEGLDEGLDEEMQDL; this comes from the exons ATGGATAAAGAGAGACGACATAAAAGAGTGAAATCCCCTGTGCGACACTCAAAACCGAAAATCAAACAAGAGAAACTGAGCCCTGCTAGGCCCCAGAGATCACGCCACTCGAGTTCGGGGTCCAACGGCAGCCCAAGCCCACCGCCACAGAGGAGACGAACGAGCAG ATCGCCACCCAGGACAAAAGGTCATTCGCCAGGTAGAAGGGCGTTGGGAAGACGAGACAGATCGCCCAAAAACACCGGCAGGAGCCGAAGCCCTCCCCGCAGTGCCGATGTCAAAATAAAGCGG GAGCAGGATGACCACCGCGGTGCCGATGACCGTAGAAGGCGTGACCGCAATGACAAACCAGAGCCCTCAGAGCCACCAGTGCGGCGAAGTAGGTGGGAGCAGGCTGACGGACCCAGAGAATCTGACAGACCCAGGGAGAGAAAACGGGTTGAAAGAGAGCggggtggaggtggggacaggCCCAGAGAGCGCGAATCCCGCTCCTTCCAGGAGCAGCAGGCTGAGAGACAGCAGCATGACAATCAACGACGGGACAACCGGCACCGGTTTGAGGAGAACAACGGTGAGGGGCAAGCTTTCGGACAAGGTACCCAAGAGGGGGGCGAGGGCAAAGACAGCCCCCCAGTTGATAAAGAGAAGCCCAACTTTGAACTGTCTGGCGCGCTCACGGAAGATACCAACACGTTCAGGGGGGAAGTGATCAAGTACAACGAGCCCCCCGAGGCTCGCATCCCTAAGCGCAGGTGGCGACTGTACCCCTTCAAGAACGATGAGCAGCTCCCGGTCATGTACGTCCACAGGCAGAGTGCCTACCTGATGGGGCGGCAGAGGAAGATTGCTGATATCCCCATCGACCACCCCTCTTGCTCCAAACAGCACGCAGTGTTCCAGTACAG GCTGGTGGAGTTCACGCGTTCTGATGGAACTGGCGGGCGGCGGGTGAAGCCCTACATCATTGACCTAGGTTCGGGCAATGGCACCTACCTGAACAACCAGCGCATCGAGGCGCAGCGCTACTACGAGCTCAAGGAGAAGGACGTGCTCAAGTTTGGCTTCAGTAGCCGCGAGTACGTCCTGCTGCATGAGTTCTCCGACACGGCCGAGGTGGACGCCAGGGCGGAGGAAGACGACGAGGGCCTAGACGAGGGCCTTGATGAGGAAATGCAAGACCTCTGA